A single window of Rhodococcus jostii RHA1 DNA harbors:
- a CDS encoding type II toxin-antitoxin system Rv0910 family toxin, translating into MASVSVAASLPASPDKAWDALSNLSRWEEWLTIHQSWKSEIPAEVALGSKFTEVVSVMGMANKIEWTVTEVQVPEMVKISGTGMAGVTVEFTLKVEPDGAGSTAIIDASFTGTMIVGPIGKAVAKNAKADLEASLAGFADMVG; encoded by the coding sequence ATGGCTTCCGTTTCCGTCGCAGCGTCCCTGCCCGCCTCCCCCGACAAGGCGTGGGACGCGCTCTCCAACCTGTCCCGCTGGGAGGAGTGGCTCACCATCCACCAGTCGTGGAAGAGCGAGATCCCCGCCGAGGTGGCACTCGGATCGAAGTTCACCGAGGTCGTCTCCGTGATGGGCATGGCCAACAAGATCGAGTGGACCGTCACCGAGGTGCAGGTGCCCGAGATGGTGAAGATCTCCGGCACCGGCATGGCGGGGGTCACCGTCGAATTCACGCTGAAGGTCGAGCCGGACGGCGCCGGATCCACGGCGATCATCGACGCGAGCTTCACCGGCACGATGATCGTCGGCCCCATCGGCAAGGCCGTCGCCAAGAACGCCAAGGCGGATCTGGAGGCGTCCCTGGCGGGGTTCGCCGACATGGTGGGCTGA
- a CDS encoding FadR/GntR family transcriptional regulator, producing the protein MAGRHTLRSGPLVPQLEELLTAWIRDGKWALGSRIPSEAELATELGVGRSSVREAVRLLARDGLLDVRHGVGTFVAKPPTGGAGLGKLLRRARLLEVYEVRRALEIEAARLAAERARPEDLRRLREQLSARHDSTTESTAVFVAADLDFHAAILEIAGNSILSALFDSIRPLLVDALAELVDHEPGRPDTSCAHDDLVRALEAGDAGAAVAATAANLDPTMSILRKGEHQ; encoded by the coding sequence ATGGCCGGACGTCACACCCTCCGCAGCGGACCGCTGGTACCCCAGCTCGAGGAACTCCTCACCGCCTGGATCCGTGACGGCAAGTGGGCCCTCGGCAGCCGCATCCCCAGCGAGGCCGAACTGGCCACCGAACTCGGTGTCGGCCGCTCCTCCGTGCGCGAGGCGGTCCGGCTGCTCGCCCGCGACGGCCTGCTCGACGTGCGGCACGGCGTCGGCACGTTCGTCGCGAAACCACCCACGGGCGGTGCGGGACTCGGGAAGCTGCTGCGCCGCGCCCGCCTGCTCGAGGTGTACGAGGTGCGGCGAGCCCTCGAGATCGAGGCCGCCCGACTCGCCGCGGAACGCGCACGCCCCGAGGATCTGCGGCGACTGCGAGAGCAGCTGTCGGCCCGGCACGACAGCACCACCGAGTCGACCGCCGTCTTCGTCGCGGCCGACCTCGACTTCCACGCCGCGATCCTGGAGATCGCAGGCAACTCGATCCTGTCCGCCCTGTTCGACTCGATCCGGCCGCTGCTCGTCGACGCGCTCGCCGAACTCGTCGACCACGAACCGGGCAGACCCGACACCAGCTGCGCGCACGACGACCTGGTGCGCGCGCTGGAAGCAGGCGATGCCGGGGCGGCTGTCGCCGCCACCGCCGCCAACCTCGATCCGACCATGTCGATTCTGCGGAAAGGCGAACATCAGTGA
- a CDS encoding lipid-transfer protein encodes MGNRVFVVGVGMTKFEKPGAREWDYPDMAREAGGRALADAGIEYGLVEQAYVGYVYGESTSGQRAVYELGLTGIPIVNVNNNCSTGSTALFLATQAVRSGQVDCALALGFEKMQAGSLGSTYDDREQPMMRHLLALAELQEFAMPPAPYMFGAAGKEHMERFGTTAKQFAKIGVKNHRHSQNNPYAQFQDEYTLDEILGSKPIYGPLTKLQCSPTSDGSGAVVVVSEEFVDKHDLAGQAVEIVGQSMVTDLPSTFENRSAISLVGADMTRTAAARVYEQAGIGPDDIDVIELHDCFSTNELLTYEALGLCGEGEGGKLVDNDDTTYGGRWVVNPSGGLISKGHPLGATGLAQCSELTWQLRGTADKRQVDGAAVALQHNIGLGGAVVVTAYRAL; translated from the coding sequence ATGGGTAACAGGGTGTTCGTCGTCGGCGTCGGGATGACGAAGTTCGAGAAACCGGGTGCACGCGAGTGGGACTACCCCGACATGGCGCGCGAGGCCGGCGGCAGGGCACTCGCGGACGCCGGAATCGAGTACGGGCTCGTGGAGCAGGCGTACGTCGGATATGTGTACGGCGAATCGACGTCGGGACAGCGGGCCGTCTACGAACTCGGCCTCACCGGCATTCCCATCGTGAACGTCAACAACAACTGTTCGACGGGGTCGACCGCGCTCTTCCTCGCCACGCAGGCCGTCCGGAGCGGTCAGGTCGACTGCGCGCTCGCGCTGGGCTTCGAGAAGATGCAGGCCGGTTCGCTCGGGTCCACGTACGACGACCGGGAACAGCCGATGATGCGCCATCTCCTCGCGCTCGCCGAACTTCAGGAGTTCGCGATGCCGCCTGCCCCTTACATGTTCGGCGCCGCGGGCAAGGAACACATGGAACGCTTCGGGACCACGGCGAAACAGTTCGCCAAGATCGGCGTGAAGAACCATCGCCACTCACAGAACAACCCGTACGCCCAGTTCCAGGACGAGTACACGCTCGACGAGATCCTCGGCTCGAAGCCGATCTACGGGCCCCTCACCAAACTGCAGTGCTCCCCCACCTCCGACGGCTCCGGTGCCGTCGTCGTCGTGAGCGAGGAGTTCGTCGACAAGCACGACCTCGCCGGGCAGGCCGTGGAGATCGTCGGCCAGTCCATGGTCACCGACCTCCCGAGCACGTTCGAAAACCGGAGCGCGATCAGCCTGGTCGGCGCGGACATGACCCGCACGGCTGCGGCCCGCGTGTACGAACAGGCGGGCATCGGACCGGACGACATCGACGTCATCGAACTCCACGACTGCTTCTCCACCAACGAACTGCTGACCTACGAGGCGCTCGGCCTGTGCGGCGAGGGCGAGGGCGGCAAACTCGTCGACAACGACGACACCACGTACGGCGGGCGCTGGGTGGTCAACCCGTCCGGTGGTCTCATCTCCAAGGGGCACCCGCTCGGCGCCACCGGACTCGCCCAGTGCAGCGAACTCACCTGGCAACTCCGCGGCACGGCCGACAAGCGCCAGGTCGACGGCGCCGCGGTCGCCCTCCAGCACAACATCGGCCTCGGTGGCGCCGTCGTCGTCACCGCCTATCGCGCACTCTGA
- a CDS encoding CaiB/BaiF CoA transferase family protein: MTGGPLSGLTVVEIASLAPAPFGCMILADLGADVIRVERAGDGGSGLMAPSGVLDRGRRSIAVNLRTPEGLEAVLTLVEAADILVEGFRPGVAERLGIGPDDCLSRNPGLIYGRMTGWGQDGPLAPRAGHDINYIALAGALEPIGRAGERPVPPLNLLGDFGGGGLMLTMGILAALHERSRSGRGQVVDASMVDGAALLTAFVHGMNAAGLWQEGRERNVLDGAAAFYDTYECADGLHVAVGCVEPHFYGELLDVLGLSGEDLPLQYDLDAAPELKKRLAEVFATRPRDDWAALFADSDACVSPVLSPWEAHEHPHNKERETFVEVGGIRQPAPAPRFSRTPAPVPRPAPRPGQDTDAILAQAGYDPSRIEQLRSAGAVE; encoded by the coding sequence GTGACCGGTGGGCCGCTGAGCGGGCTGACCGTCGTCGAGATTGCGAGCCTCGCGCCCGCCCCGTTCGGGTGCATGATCCTCGCCGACCTCGGCGCGGACGTGATCCGCGTCGAGCGGGCGGGTGACGGCGGCAGCGGGCTGATGGCGCCGTCGGGTGTACTCGACCGCGGACGACGATCGATCGCCGTGAACCTGCGGACTCCGGAGGGGCTGGAGGCCGTCCTGACACTCGTCGAAGCAGCCGACATCCTCGTCGAGGGTTTCCGTCCCGGCGTCGCGGAACGCCTGGGCATCGGCCCCGACGACTGCCTGTCCCGCAACCCCGGACTGATCTACGGGCGCATGACCGGCTGGGGCCAGGATGGACCTCTCGCACCGCGGGCCGGGCACGACATCAACTACATCGCGCTCGCGGGCGCGCTCGAACCCATCGGGCGCGCCGGCGAGCGGCCGGTGCCGCCGCTGAACCTGTTGGGCGACTTCGGCGGTGGCGGCCTCATGTTGACGATGGGGATCCTTGCCGCGCTGCACGAGCGTTCCCGGTCGGGCCGCGGACAGGTGGTGGACGCGTCGATGGTCGACGGCGCGGCCCTGCTGACGGCGTTCGTCCACGGCATGAACGCCGCCGGTCTGTGGCAGGAGGGTCGGGAGCGGAACGTCCTCGACGGGGCCGCCGCGTTCTACGACACCTACGAGTGCGCCGACGGTCTGCACGTGGCGGTCGGGTGCGTCGAACCGCACTTCTACGGTGAACTCCTCGACGTGCTGGGGTTGAGCGGCGAGGATCTGCCGTTGCAGTACGACCTCGATGCGGCGCCGGAACTGAAGAAGCGCCTCGCCGAGGTGTTCGCGACCCGGCCGCGGGACGACTGGGCGGCACTCTTCGCCGATTCCGACGCGTGCGTGTCGCCCGTCCTGTCGCCGTGGGAGGCGCACGAGCACCCCCACAACAAGGAACGGGAGACGTTCGTCGAGGTGGGTGGCATCCGCCAGCCCGCACCGGCACCGCGCTTCAGCCGCACCCCGGCGCCCGTTCCCCGGCCGGCCCCGCGGCCCGGGCAGGACACCGATGCGATCCTCGCGCAGGCCGGTTACGACCCGTCGCGCATCGAGCAGCTGCGCTCGGCGGGTGCCGTCGAGTAG
- a CDS encoding PPOX class F420-dependent oxidoreductase codes for MAIATADRVTREELLDFVRPRHRSVLITRKRSGGLQISPVTSGLDSEGRIVVSTYPQRAKAANVRHDPAVSVCVLSDEFNGAYVQIDGTAEVLDMPDALEPLVEYFRGISGEHPDWDEYRDAMRKQNKSLIRITIDEWGPIATGGFPPDADRG; via the coding sequence ATGGCCATCGCCACCGCAGACCGTGTCACGCGGGAAGAGTTGCTCGACTTCGTCCGGCCCCGCCATCGCAGCGTGCTGATCACCCGGAAGCGCTCCGGCGGCCTGCAGATCTCCCCGGTCACGTCGGGACTCGACTCGGAAGGGCGGATCGTCGTCTCCACCTACCCGCAGCGCGCCAAGGCCGCGAACGTGCGACACGACCCCGCCGTGAGCGTCTGCGTGCTCTCCGACGAGTTCAACGGCGCTTACGTGCAGATCGACGGAACGGCCGAGGTACTGGACATGCCCGACGCACTCGAGCCGCTGGTGGAGTACTTCCGCGGCATCTCCGGTGAGCATCCCGACTGGGACGAGTACCGGGACGCCATGCGGAAGCAGAACAAGAGCCTCATCCGGATCACCATCGACGAGTGGGGACCCATCGCGACCGGTGGCTTCCCGCCGGACGCCGATCGCGGATAG
- a CDS encoding TetR/AcrR family transcriptional regulator, whose product MPDKVETAASPQGDGRATRWEDHKAERRSRILEAAMDAINEDGPDVGVQQIANRADVPRSVVYRIFTDRGDLDEQLRGRIIERLMTDLAPTLTPEGTVGEAIARAVETYLRWIVEYPRLHQFLGTGSPSRRTTGSRVVTGTKTAIALQLSGLLATVLDSVAGNSDLAESLAFGLVGLVDASVNRWLSNPQSALGSDELAEFLEVSIWQVLHGNLARIGVTIDPSTPVSELQ is encoded by the coding sequence ATGCCGGACAAAGTGGAAACCGCCGCGTCGCCCCAGGGCGACGGCCGCGCCACGCGCTGGGAGGACCACAAGGCGGAACGCCGAAGCCGGATTCTCGAAGCCGCGATGGACGCCATCAACGAGGACGGCCCCGACGTGGGCGTCCAACAGATCGCCAACCGCGCCGACGTGCCGCGGTCGGTGGTCTACCGGATCTTCACCGATCGCGGCGACCTCGACGAGCAGCTGCGCGGACGTATCATCGAACGACTGATGACGGACCTCGCGCCCACGTTGACACCGGAGGGGACCGTGGGCGAGGCGATCGCCCGCGCGGTCGAGACGTACCTGCGGTGGATCGTGGAATATCCACGGCTCCACCAATTCCTCGGCACCGGATCGCCGAGCAGGCGCACGACCGGCTCGCGTGTGGTGACCGGAACGAAGACCGCGATCGCACTTCAGCTGTCGGGTCTGCTCGCGACGGTCCTCGACTCGGTGGCCGGCAATTCGGATCTCGCCGAGTCGCTGGCCTTCGGGTTGGTGGGACTCGTGGATGCCAGCGTCAACCGGTGGCTGAGCAACCCGCAGTCGGCGCTCGGCAGCGACGAGCTGGCCGAGTTCCTCGAGGTGTCGATCTGGCAAGTGCTGCACGGCAATCTGGCGCGGATCGGCGTCACCATCGACCCGTCGACCCCGGTGTCGGAACTGCAGTAG
- a CDS encoding acyl-CoA dehydrogenase, with product MAKNTYELGLGLTEEHRALADSVRAFAERTITSDHVRTAVESTSEDKFPPFWDALVSQDLLGLHIPEDKGGHGAGLLTLAVALEALGRTAAPGPFVPTALSAALVAAADSKVGIEVMPGLLDGSHTAAVALGRPLDASAREGGYRVTGVADAVLGGEHADILLLPITVGDDVRWAVVDSADVTVTVQDGIDVLRGSARITVDAVHVGADRILDGLSAQRVRSVATVVLGAEAIGVMSWCVSTASEYAKTRVQFGRPIGQFQGVKHKCAHMGIALEKARAVLWDAASALDNGDDTADFAADIAAVVVPDAAVQCAQDCIQVHGGIGFTWEHDAHLFYRRALAIRGLLGTREERATRVADQSLAGIARTSELELPGEAEAIRAEVRAELAPLVGLDEDDQLIALGDGGWVQPHLPKPYGRSASPLEQIVIAQEIKAAGIPMPQLLMGGWAVQAVVAHGTDAQKRDLAVPTLRGDLVWCQLFSEPGAGSDLASLTTKAEKVDGGWTVTGQKIWTTVAQFSDWAMLIARTDPSRPKHEGITYFVLDMSTPGVTVRPLREMTGSALFNEVFLDDVFIPDENVVGNVNDGWNVARTTLAGERVALSQKMEAYATDKDLLQFARGRDLGPLARFRVGELVAESQAIDLIGARIVLKQLSGADVSTTSSVGKLLGMGLGQSIAEFVVAELGAAGAVSIPGEPSDKAMEQLIAGRATTIYGGTTEVQLNVIGERMLGLPRDAQGVS from the coding sequence ATGGCCAAGAACACGTACGAGCTCGGGCTCGGGCTGACCGAGGAACACCGGGCCCTCGCCGACTCGGTCCGCGCTTTCGCCGAACGCACCATCACCTCCGATCATGTCCGGACCGCGGTCGAGTCCACCAGCGAGGACAAGTTCCCGCCGTTCTGGGATGCACTCGTCAGTCAGGACCTGCTGGGACTGCACATCCCCGAGGACAAGGGCGGTCACGGCGCCGGGCTCCTCACGTTGGCGGTGGCTCTCGAAGCGCTGGGCCGGACGGCCGCTCCGGGTCCGTTCGTCCCGACCGCGCTGTCCGCCGCGCTCGTGGCGGCCGCGGATTCCAAGGTCGGCATCGAGGTGATGCCGGGTCTTCTCGACGGATCACACACCGCCGCAGTCGCGTTGGGCCGCCCACTCGATGCGTCGGCGCGCGAAGGCGGATACCGCGTCACCGGGGTCGCGGACGCGGTTCTCGGCGGCGAACACGCCGACATCCTGCTACTCCCGATCACCGTCGGCGACGACGTCCGCTGGGCCGTCGTCGATTCGGCGGACGTCACCGTGACGGTGCAGGACGGCATCGACGTGCTCCGCGGTTCGGCACGGATCACGGTCGACGCCGTGCACGTGGGCGCCGACCGGATCCTCGACGGTCTGAGCGCGCAGCGCGTCCGGTCCGTCGCCACCGTCGTTCTCGGTGCGGAGGCGATCGGTGTGATGTCGTGGTGCGTGTCCACCGCATCCGAGTACGCGAAGACGCGGGTGCAGTTCGGGCGTCCGATCGGCCAGTTCCAGGGCGTCAAGCACAAGTGCGCCCACATGGGCATCGCACTGGAGAAGGCGCGCGCGGTGTTGTGGGATGCCGCCTCCGCTCTCGACAACGGCGACGACACCGCCGATTTCGCCGCGGACATCGCCGCCGTCGTCGTTCCCGACGCCGCGGTGCAGTGCGCACAGGACTGCATCCAGGTCCACGGCGGCATCGGATTCACCTGGGAGCACGACGCGCACCTGTTCTACCGCCGGGCGCTGGCCATCCGGGGGCTCCTCGGCACCCGGGAGGAGCGAGCCACTCGGGTTGCCGACCAGTCCCTCGCAGGCATCGCCCGCACCTCCGAACTGGAACTGCCGGGCGAAGCCGAGGCGATCCGCGCCGAGGTGCGGGCGGAACTCGCCCCGCTGGTGGGCCTCGACGAGGACGACCAGCTGATCGCACTCGGCGACGGCGGATGGGTGCAGCCGCACCTGCCGAAGCCGTACGGGCGCAGCGCGTCCCCGCTCGAGCAGATCGTCATCGCCCAGGAGATCAAGGCCGCCGGAATCCCGATGCCGCAGCTGCTGATGGGCGGCTGGGCGGTGCAGGCCGTCGTCGCCCACGGCACGGACGCGCAGAAGCGGGATCTCGCCGTCCCCACGCTGCGCGGAGATCTCGTGTGGTGCCAGCTGTTCAGCGAACCGGGTGCTGGTTCCGACCTGGCGTCGCTGACGACGAAGGCCGAGAAGGTCGACGGCGGCTGGACGGTGACCGGCCAGAAGATCTGGACCACGGTGGCACAGTTCTCCGACTGGGCGATGCTGATCGCCCGCACCGACCCGTCCAGGCCGAAACACGAGGGCATCACGTACTTCGTGCTGGACATGTCGACGCCGGGGGTGACCGTCCGGCCGCTGCGCGAGATGACCGGGTCGGCCCTGTTCAACGAGGTCTTCCTCGACGACGTGTTCATCCCGGACGAGAACGTGGTCGGGAACGTGAACGACGGCTGGAACGTGGCCCGCACGACCCTCGCGGGCGAGCGGGTGGCCCTGAGCCAGAAGATGGAGGCCTACGCCACCGACAAGGATCTGCTGCAGTTCGCCCGCGGCCGCGACCTCGGCCCGCTGGCACGCTTCCGCGTCGGCGAACTGGTTGCCGAGAGCCAGGCAATCGATCTGATCGGCGCACGGATCGTGCTGAAGCAACTGTCGGGGGCGGACGTGAGCACCACGTCCAGCGTCGGGAAGCTGCTGGGCATGGGGCTCGGACAGTCGATCGCCGAGTTCGTCGTCGCCGAACTGGGGGCGGCGGGCGCCGTCAGCATTCCCGGGGAGCCGAGCGACAAGGCGATGGAGCAGTTGATCGCCGGCCGCGCCACCACCATCTACGGCGGCACCACCGAGGTGCAGCTCAACGTGATCGGGGAACGCATGCTCGGACTGCCCCGCGACGCGCAGGGGGTGTCGTGA
- a CDS encoding SDR family oxidoreductase: MGTLDGRVAIVTGAGRGIGREHALLFAREGAAVVVNDLGGANDGTGEDAGPAQQVVDEIVAAGGRAVANTDNVASWDGAEGLVDQAVSEFGRLDVLVNNAGILRDAFIAGMTESQWDAVIAVHLKGHAATLRHAAAYWKAQTKAGETVNASVINTASASGTFMPNAGQGNYGAAKAGIAALTLVAADELERYGVRVNAIAPIARTRLTLATPGMGALFAEEVPEGEFDAFSPANISPLVARLADANCKITGKVFAVQGGAISELAGWHDVTTIESDGPWTVADLADRLG; the protein is encoded by the coding sequence ATGGGAACACTCGACGGACGGGTGGCCATCGTCACCGGCGCCGGACGCGGAATCGGCCGGGAGCACGCACTGCTCTTCGCGCGTGAGGGCGCTGCCGTGGTCGTCAACGACCTCGGCGGCGCGAACGACGGCACCGGCGAGGACGCGGGCCCGGCGCAGCAGGTCGTAGACGAGATCGTCGCCGCGGGCGGCAGGGCAGTCGCGAACACCGACAACGTCGCGTCCTGGGACGGCGCCGAAGGACTCGTCGACCAAGCGGTGAGCGAATTCGGCCGCCTCGACGTCCTCGTCAACAACGCGGGCATCCTGCGGGACGCCTTCATCGCGGGCATGACCGAAAGCCAGTGGGACGCCGTCATCGCCGTGCACCTCAAGGGACACGCCGCCACTCTCCGCCACGCGGCGGCGTACTGGAAGGCCCAGACCAAGGCGGGTGAGACCGTGAACGCGTCCGTGATCAACACTGCGTCGGCGTCGGGCACGTTCATGCCCAATGCGGGCCAGGGCAACTACGGCGCCGCGAAGGCCGGCATCGCCGCACTCACCCTGGTCGCCGCGGACGAGCTCGAACGCTACGGCGTCCGGGTCAACGCGATCGCCCCGATCGCCCGCACCCGGCTCACCCTGGCCACCCCGGGTATGGGCGCGCTGTTCGCCGAGGAGGTGCCGGAGGGCGAGTTCGACGCGTTCAGCCCCGCCAACATCTCTCCGCTCGTCGCGCGTCTCGCCGACGCGAACTGCAAGATCACCGGCAAGGTGTTCGCCGTGCAGGGCGGTGCCATCTCCGAGCTCGCCGGCTGGCACGACGTCACGACCATCGAGAGCGACGGCCCGTGGACCGTCGCCGACCTCGCCGACCGGCTCGGCTGA
- a CDS encoding MaoC/PaaZ C-terminal domain-containing protein, giving the protein MTNPTVEFDTGGLGEWTDPQRFEVTAERIADYAAATNDPIARHLAGEVAPPVFAVVPAFTSMAPAALSVAPVELLMKLVHGEQDFHFHRPIRPGDALVVRAKPIGFEGRENGSTVVVYVETTTDDGELVNEQWMTAFFRKVDAGAGLGERAPAHRFDESLRGQAPVASITQHIDDDQTFRYSPASGDPMPIHLDDEIARMSGLPGIINHGLCTMAFTSWAALTELADGRVERLRRLAVRFAKPVLPGQDIATQFRQVAESTGGATSYAYETTVGDALVIKDGLAVIADTET; this is encoded by the coding sequence ATGACCAACCCCACAGTCGAATTCGACACGGGAGGCCTCGGCGAGTGGACCGATCCGCAGCGGTTCGAGGTCACCGCCGAGCGCATCGCCGACTATGCCGCGGCCACCAACGATCCCATCGCACGCCACCTCGCCGGCGAGGTGGCGCCACCGGTGTTCGCCGTGGTCCCCGCGTTCACGTCGATGGCACCGGCGGCACTGTCCGTCGCCCCGGTCGAACTGCTCATGAAACTCGTGCACGGGGAGCAGGATTTCCACTTCCACCGTCCGATCCGTCCCGGCGACGCCCTCGTGGTTCGCGCGAAGCCGATCGGATTCGAGGGCCGGGAGAACGGCTCCACCGTCGTCGTCTACGTCGAAACCACCACGGACGACGGCGAACTGGTCAACGAGCAGTGGATGACCGCGTTCTTCCGGAAGGTCGACGCGGGAGCCGGACTCGGCGAGCGGGCACCCGCGCACCGGTTCGACGAGTCCCTGCGCGGACAGGCCCCGGTCGCGTCGATCACCCAGCACATCGACGACGACCAGACGTTCCGGTACTCGCCCGCCTCCGGTGATCCGATGCCGATCCACCTGGACGACGAGATCGCCCGGATGTCCGGACTTCCCGGAATCATCAACCACGGCCTGTGCACCATGGCGTTCACGTCGTGGGCGGCGCTCACCGAACTCGCCGACGGCAGGGTCGAACGGCTCCGCCGGCTCGCGGTGCGGTTCGCGAAACCCGTTCTGCCCGGTCAGGACATCGCCACGCAGTTCCGGCAGGTCGCCGAGTCCACGGGCGGGGCGACGTCGTACGCCTACGAGACCACCGTCGGCGACGCACTCGTCATCAAGGACGGCCTCGCCGTCATCGCGGACACAGAAACCTAG
- a CDS encoding ABC transporter ATP-binding protein codes for MTTPNSVVSTDHVDLVRSGRYLLSDITLHIERGQHWVLLGANGAGKSTLLSMLGAFAHPTHGTVHVLGHQLGRVDMRELRAHIGHVNPRHRIDAPLTVRDVVLTGLTNTPEFVPRWAPTAGQVARADELIASLGMQKHADALWPNLSQGERGRALIARALMAEPQLLLLDEPATGLDLAAREQLLTALDELRETYPSLASILVTHHLEEIPTTTTHAVLIRDGRVIAQGPVTDVLTTDTISECFDHPIEITRQRGRWVAQTRVPETVG; via the coding sequence GTGACCACCCCCAACTCGGTCGTCAGCACCGACCACGTCGACCTCGTGCGGAGCGGGCGATATCTGCTCAGCGACATCACCCTCCACATCGAACGCGGACAGCACTGGGTGCTGCTCGGCGCGAACGGTGCGGGCAAGAGCACGCTGCTGAGCATGCTCGGCGCCTTTGCTCATCCGACCCACGGCACCGTGCACGTCCTCGGCCATCAGCTGGGCCGGGTCGACATGCGGGAGTTGCGCGCCCACATCGGGCACGTGAACCCGCGACACCGGATCGACGCGCCGCTGACGGTGCGCGACGTCGTGCTCACCGGTCTCACCAACACACCCGAGTTCGTGCCGAGGTGGGCACCGACCGCCGGCCAGGTCGCCCGCGCCGACGAACTCATCGCGTCCCTCGGCATGCAGAAGCACGCGGACGCCCTGTGGCCCAACCTGTCCCAGGGCGAACGCGGACGCGCCCTGATCGCGCGAGCCCTCATGGCCGAGCCGCAACTCCTCCTGCTCGACGAGCCCGCCACCGGCCTGGATCTGGCTGCGCGAGAACAACTCCTCACCGCACTCGACGAACTGCGCGAAACGTACCCGAGCCTCGCCAGCATCCTCGTCACCCACCACCTCGAGGAAATCCCGACCACCACCACCCACGCCGTCCTCATCCGCGACGGCCGGGTGATCGCACAGGGCCCCGTCACGGACGTCCTCACCACCGACACCATCAGCGAATGCTTCGACCACCCGATCGAGATCACCCGGCAACGCGGGCGGTGGGTCGCGCAGACGCGGGTGCCCGAGACGGTCGGATAA